A single window of Anopheles moucheti chromosome 2, idAnoMoucSN_F20_07, whole genome shotgun sequence DNA harbors:
- the LOC128306293 gene encoding protein Cep89 homolog, with amino-acid sequence MCSRLPKRHNVEPVFRIVSQLFAGQSDLSSSVSTTDQMGDFYRMPADTIHEQDAFLPVKKLPKRRVHRKSRSNGAALMHSGTIVSRSKSVDDLTAPGVASESDTDENATTKMNRTITSGHNTEKLIQLKDQQIAKLIKKLTAVFECNNQFAVEHEKLQKEYQQAVQNLRTLETIQAKSCDRCASFDAERNQLAKENGDLRNDVKMMKILVYRLNVQIERYQDTIRDGKNSIPKLDFVDSTYGGAKDNLNWGPVNSHTLGPLLNAYEEAIAEKMDLVQQYESELASFTGKLKKVLEENEALQKANEEVRAGQAGWSSEKARLQAQVDVLRSKAEVQGKRADLAKEKLVEVLKCYEQKVQAQNLDIERLQEAYSRAKGELTSLRNLHQNPEVVADSLKECQKLLEELRMQHTNERTRSAKETETIKADLQQKSTELEQLRQDYQQQQHIFERQKEINEILMGKNATLKQTLERARQSKEILKQRLKTMISWGKGSEQRKDQLQECWRNIRALQEQLQQRDLQLQTLQQRFQHEQDQLQRRLRQREDTLRKILADKAQFTHRRS; translated from the exons ATGTGCTCCCGATTGCCGAAGCGTCACAACGTAGAACCTGTGTTCCGTATAGTTTCCCAGCTCTTTGCTGGCCAATCCGACCTGTCGTCTTCCGTTAGCACTACCGATCAAATGGGTGACTTTTACCGAATGCCTGCCGACACGATCCACGAACAGGATGCGTTCCTTCCTGTGAAAAAGCTCCCCAAGCGCCGAGTCCATCGGAAATCGCGATCAAATGGTGCGGCTCTAATGCATTCCGGGACGATCGTGAGCCGTAGTAAAAGCGTGGATGATTTAACAGCACCGGGCGTTGCTTCCGAATCCGATACCGATGAAAATGCAACAACCAAAATGAACCGTACGATCACATCAGGACACAACACGGAAAAACTAATTCAATTGAAGGATCAACAGATTGCAAAGTTAATCAAAAAGCTAACCGCGGTGTTTGAATGCAACAATCAGTTTGCAGTTGAACATGAAAAACTACAAAAGGAGTACCAGCAAGCAGTTCAAAACCTGCGCACACTGGAAACGATCCAGGCAAAGAGCTGCGACCGTTGCGCATCGTTCGACGCTGAGCGGAACCAGCTGGCGAAAGAGAATGGGGATCTGCGAAACGATGTAAAAATGATGAAGATTCTGGTGTACCGGTTGAACGTACAGATCGAACGGTACCAGGACACGATACGGGACGGGAAGAACAGCATTCCGAAGCTCGATTTTGTCGACAGTACGTACGGTGGGGCGAAGGACAATCTTAACTGGGGACCGGTAAACTCACACACGCTCGGTCCGTTGCTGAATGCGTACGAGGAAGCGATCGCCGAGAAGATGGATCTTGTGCAGCAGTACGAATCAGAGCTGGCCAGCTTTACCGGGAAGTTGAAAAAGGTGCTGGAAGAGAATGAAGCATTGCAAAAGGCCAACGAAGAAGTGCGTGCCGGGCAAGCGGGCTGGTCGTCGGAAAAGGCACGCCTACAGGCGCAGGTTGACGTGTTGCGAAGTAAAGCGGAAGTGCAGGGCAAACGTGCCGATTTAGCCAAAGAAAAGTTGGTGGAGGTGTTAAAATGCTACGAACAAAAAG taCAAGCGCAAAATTTAGACATTGAACGACTTCAAGAGGCATACTCACGCGCAAAAGGTGAGCTAACATCACTGCGAAATCTTCACCAAAACCCAGAAGTGGTAGCGGATAGCCTGAAGGAATGCCAGAA ACTGCTGGAAGAATTACGAATGCAGCACACCAACGAACGCACGCGATCAGCAAAGGAAACGGAAACAATCAAAGCCGACTTACAGCAGAAGTCAACCGAACTAGAGCAACTGCGCCAAGattatcaacagcagcagcacatctTCGAGCGGCAAAAAGAAATCAATGA AATCCTCATGGGAAAGAATGCCACACTGAAGCAAACGCTCGAACGCGCCAGACAATCGAAGGAAATACTAAAGCAGCGCCTCAAAACGATGATCAGCTGGGGCAAAGGATCGGAACAGCGCAAAGATCAGCTGCAGGAGTGTTGGCGTAACATTCGCGCGTTGCAggagcagctgcagcagcgcGATCTACAGCTGCAAACGCTGCAGCAACGCTTCCAACACGAACAAGATCAGCTGCAGCGTCGACTGCGCCAGCGGGAAGACACACTGCGTAAGATATTGGCCGATAAGGCACAGTTTACTCACCGTCGTAGTTGA
- the LOC128306272 gene encoding filaggrin, with protein MAEKAAVTAAVPVSLPSAVVPASPTTGVTPAGTVAAAPAAITTPPAQQKLSESDDFTDNSAENTKEANQEDTSQQSGLATVESEYDTASDSPSDGGEEEDEEEDYEEEESGGEEEEDEEDDEGTDEEDDGTEEEEDDEDDVIEVLERQSGDGQEQDADSRRKVDDDEDRSNPQYIPKKGTFYEHDDRTAEDDLDDSGLDGDGDQRSKRNDDGLGDGLGDPHGGGGGGPGSGGGGGGGGGGAPGLYGGERRGSEKGGSGAGAKGTKKWQASTDRWTHDRFDESEQAPKSQAELVFAYGYDIRSEDGPPKARRKRRYARGPNRYTRNWEDEDAYQKSSNAEHHQRHKKVPRPEEFPELAGANGKSGRATGRGRNGQKSGSSGAGGPDQRRQSGGTDGGRIKSSDVRRSGGQDRSMGRSERVRSGDWSGGAGGGDREREQDRGADWDRSEYGGSLRYRNEDRGSRNNYHNKENKLSGARNSKEKDYKVINSLQFKNQARNKNMEGGTGGNGGAPVTGPLPGSGAGSGLSDGTSGSAPMMHSNSAGALSGSSNSNKMNNHGTVQQHTSGNSPNAGGVSNERIHHSDANQQQGRMMNVVTTSASLGSVPTTGAQQHYGHHAASVGQMQQHSHQQQQQQQQPQQQSTQKLKQGYLEEDHSKYGVPLYAGSSTMDRMQPNVAAGGGPPNIGNLPMNQRSQISPRAIVAQTPPSAPSEQVSSERMAVQMEYQSMQGAAVVPQGYGGQQRSLAVQQQQQQQQQQQQQQQVSNQLQHQQQQMLQTEVPRNTKRYSTQRQRSALESAANASALQAQQQQQQQQQQQQAAAAAAAAMHEQQQMLQHQQLLRHQHEQLAQQNKQKQQVYTQQQLPQPGPAPGGLPMTLQPADYHGGVSKPHQQPPPPAQGAPGGPGNPAQVQYHQTAALYYTPAGAAGGPSPGDYVTAATSGGQPQQQPPQQPTQAPPPPQPQYAPPPYATQGPPPQPPQAAAYMQGPVSAPSAYMPAPQPANVPPVPQQPTGMPGGAPPPPMNFVPALGPPPTAAAPPGVSPGQYPGPGAYATGFQTGYAPAVGVVPQAVPGGPPPPTGGPGGPPPTALYQPSGGITYYAPQTQTQAPRPLPTGRRPTAAIPILAPPERKPTVTASSTTPSTAGNKTSNTRTGPTAAGDTNESTATDVSTGGASSADASTTSTGAATVDSGENIDHILDNMFVQRPQYQPPSRKSPSPALAPSATAQQPQQQSQTAGNDVTNGASDGGTSGLDGQESMDNIGESVKKMSIQDTDKLTIAGSLAVVESKEVTGGVIETTTSAQPIE; from the exons ATGGCGGAGAAAGCAGCAGTCACAGCAGCCGTTCCGGTATCACTACCATCAGCGGTCGTCCCTGCATCACCAACGACAGGAGTGACACCTGCAGgaacagtagcagcagcaccagcagcaataACCACACCGCCAGCTCAACAGAAGCTATCGGAATCGGATGATTTTACGGATAATTCAGCGGAA AATACAAAAGAGGCAAATCAGGAGGATACTTCGCAGCAAAGCGGGCTAGCGACGGTCGAGTCCGAGTATGATACAGCCTCCGATTCACCTTCGGATGGTGGTGAAGAGGAAGACGAGGAGGAGGATTACGAAGAGGAGGAAAGTGgtggcgaagaagaagaagacgaagaagatGATGAGGGAACGGATGAGGAAGACGACGGCacggaggaggaggaagacgaTGAGGACGATGTGATCGAGGTGCTGGAGCGTCAGAGTGGTGACGGTCAGGAGCAGGATGCGGACAGCCGCCGAAAGGTGGACGACGATGAGGATCGCAGTAATCCGCAATATATCCCGAAGAAGGGCACGTTTTACGAACATGACGATCGTACGGCGGAAGACGACCTGGACGATTCTGGGCTGGATGGAGACGGAGATCAGCGCTCGAAGCGCAATGACGACGGGCTGGGAGATGGATTGGGTGATCCGcacggcggtggtggtggtggtcccgGTAGTGGCGGGGGTGGCGGAGGCGGTGGCGGAGGCGCTCCCGGTCTATATGGTGGCGAGAGGCGCGGTTCGGAAAAGGGTGGCAGTGGTGCGGGTGCAAAAGGGACAAAGAAATGGCAAGCGTCAACCGATCGGTGGACGCATGACCGTTTCGATGAGAGTGAGCAAGCGCCCAAATCACAAGCCGAGCTCGTTTTCGCGTACGGGTACGATATACGCAGCGAGGACGGTCCACCGAAGGCGCGCAGGAAGCGTCGTTACGCACGCGGACCGAATCGGTACACGCGCAACTGGGAGGATGAGGATGCGTACCAGAAGTCTTCGAACGCGGAACATCATCAGCGCCATAAGAAGGTGCCGCGGCCCGAAGAATTTCCCGAGCTGGCGGGTGCGAATGGCAAGAGTGGACGTGCGACTGGTAGGGGCCGTAATGGACAAAAGAGTGGAAGTTCTGGGGCGGGCGGTCCGGACCAGCGGAGGCAGTCCGGAGGAACGGATGGGGGACGCATCAAATCGTCTGATGTACGTCGATCGGGTGGTCAAGATCGGTCTATGGGTCGATCGGAACGGGTACGCTCGGGTGATTGGAGTGGTGGCGCCGGTGGAGGTGATCGCGAACGGGAACAGGATCGTGGAGCGGATTGGGATAGATCTGAGTACGGTGGTTCACTTCGTTATCGAAACGAAGATCGCGGCTCGCGCAACAACTACCACAATAAGGAGAACAAGCTGAGCGGTGCAAGAAACAGTAAGGAGAAAGACTACAAGGTGATAAACTCTTTGCAGTTTAAAAATCAagcgagaaacaaaaacatggaaGGTGGTACCGGTGGTAATGGTGGAGCACCTGTGACTGGCCCTCTGCCAGGGTCTGGTGCAGGTTCTGGGCTATCCGATGGTACCTCTGGCAGTGCTCCAATGATGCATAGCAATAGTGCCGGTGCACTTTCCGGCAGCAGTAATAGCAACAAAATGAACAACCATGGCACAGTGCAACAACATACTAGCGGCAACAGCCCTAACGCTGGAGGTGTGAGTAATGAGCGGATTCATCACTCGGACGCGAACCAGCAGCAGGGTAGAATGATGAATGTAGTGACCACATCAGCTTCTCTTGGGTCAGTACCTACAACCGGAGCGCAGCAACATTACGGACACCATGCTGCGTCAGTGGGACAGATGCAGCAACATtcgcatcaacagcagcagcagcagcaacaaccgcaGCAACAGTCAACACAAAAGCTGAAACAAGGCTACCTGGAGGAGGACCATTCAAAGTATGGAGTTCCTTTGTATGCGGGTTCATCCACCATGGACCGAATGCAGCCAAATGTGGCAGCTGGTGGTGGTCCGCCAAATATTGGCAATCTTCCGATGAATCAACGATCTCAAATTTCACCTCGGGCAATAGTTGCTCAAACGCCTCCATCGGCACCATCCGAGCAAGTGTCTTCAGAGCGTATGGCTGTACAAATGGAGTACCAGTCGATGCAAGGTGCAGCTGTTGTGCCACAAGGTTATGGTGGACAGCAACGGTCGCTAGCagtccagcagcagcagcagcagcagcaacagcaacagcaacagcaacaagtgTCCAATCAGCtgcaacatcaacagcaacaaatgcTGCAAACGGAGGTTCCTCGCAACACCAAACGTTACTCGACACAGCGACAACGGTCTGCGCTGGAAAGTGCCGCCAACGCTAGCGCATTGCAAgctcagcaacagcagcagcagcaacaacaacaacagcaagcagccgcagcagcagctgctgcaatGCACGAACAGCAGCAGATGTTACAACATCAGCAACTGTTGCGACATCAGCATGAACAGTTGGCGCAGCAGAACAAACAGAAGCAACAGGTCTACACCCAGCAGCAGCTTCCACAGCCGGGTCCAGCGCCCGGTGGTCTGCCGATGACACTGCAACCGGCCGATTATCATGGGGGTGTTAGCAAACCAcatcaacaaccaccaccaccggcacagGGTGCACCGGGAGGACCGGGAAATCCGGCCCAGGTGCAGTATCATCAAACGGCGGCCCTCTATTACACACCTGCCGGTGCCGCCGGTGGACCATCGCCGGGTGATTACGTAACGGCCGCGACATCCGGTGGTCAGCCCCAGCAGCAACCACCGCAACAACCCACTCAGGCACCGCCCCCACCCCAACCGCAGTACGCACCGCCACCGTATGCCACGCAAGGACCTCCGCCGCAACCGCCACAGGCGGCCGCCTACATGCAGGGTCCAGTGTCGGCCCCCAGTGCCTACATGCCCGCGCCCCAACCTGCCAATGTTCCACCCGTACCGCAGCAACCGACCGGTATGCCCGGTGGAGCGCCACCACCTCCCATGAACTTTGTGCCCGCGCTTGGACCACCtccaacggcagcagcaccaccggGCGTCAGCCCTGGACAGTACCCGGGACCGGGCGCGTACGCCACCGGCTTTCAGACGGGTTACGCACCGGCGGTCGGTGTTGTACCGCAAGCCGTACCCGGTGGTCCTCCGCCACCTACCGGTGGTCCTGGTGGTCCACCACCGACCGCTTTGTACCAGCCGTCCGGTGGCATTACGTACTATGCACCACAAACGCAAACGCAAGCACCAAGGCCACTGCCTACTGGCCGAAGACCAACGGCCGCTATACCGATTCTAGCACCTCCGGAGCGCAAGCCTACCGTCACGGCTAGCAGCACCACCCCAAGCACGGCCGGAAACAAAACGTCCAACACGCGCACTGGTCCAACTGCAGCCGGCGATACGAATGAATCTACCGCGACGGATGTTAGCACTGGTGGTGCGAGCAGTGCGGACGCTTCAACGACAAGCACCGGCGCGGCAACGGTCGACAGTGGCGAGAACATTGATCACATTCTGGACAACATGTTTGTGCAGCGCCCACAATATCAGCCACCGTCGAGAAAGAGTCCCTCACCGGCACTGGCCCCATCTGCTACGGctcagcaaccgcaacaacagTCCCAAACGGCCGGTAATGATGTGACGAATGGTGCAAGCGATGGTGGTACCTCCGGGCTCGATGGACAAGAATCGATGGATAACATTGGAGAATCCGTCAAG AAAATGTCCATCCAAGACACGGATAAGCTGACCATTGCCGGTAGCTTAGCGGTGGTGGAAAGCAAAGAAGTGACCGGTGGTGTCATCGAAACGACCACGAGCGCACAGCCAATTGAATGA
- the LOC128306256 gene encoding uncharacterized protein LOC128306256, producing the protein MTEFLPLCDVLFNVISLAGYFCDVVFDVVLGYALYERQKFAYFAAVIVIVTFSLVISQIVSIRWYLNKRKIRNATTSTTGPPGSQDAETGANAPGSTSGSLEKKKKKPNSLNAANGSGVGGRTEDTDGRPGTAGSRTSEYSRYIVLALHVTQLGVLWRYAKLFVPVDLRHVKHEVRDLCMLRLVHAFCEAAPMLLLQLYVLVTLQSEAQLAATLKLKTLGHHHHLPASTALVQQTNLAEQQQKTFRDLNMVSATLSLFSVCWALASFSKNVRLQNVHRLVLTWLGVIFQFLWRLGTVISRVISLTVYASVYSHWVFLVIILHWFSMFLWLISPKNVFHGERISRLKKTTLGGLIAFVYIFAYINLQEVRHRQKMLTFYVVMFAENCLLVCLWMVGVWPNRPEGWYLVPLAVLGSFAAGLFFMVVYYRYFHVRRLGYEAGGRVSEKCTGHCGTDGCRCLAGHENGLDGMGIAGGGGCKGVGGIHGALNGGGMNGGGGQKYPHAIPGVFNCRFSNPVNAATKRKKKKPTTFVPPPNLAIASQNSTGTGVTDHQNVPNQFLHHQAHQQPQQQHVQQHLQQQHQQQQYLQQQPLLSHQPQQQQQQAQQQQLLQLQQQQQQQQQQQYMGPMAIPFWRRPLPRSHTGGSSENEGSSVGSRVNIQQKLQEKKQKQLAELKIIEEEIKQGKLGGPGGTGTLSSGDDGKTTLPRQPIPRAKKHIDLDPIEWRTSSPDMAEIVANKSFNDLNLLLAANLDDVNSLNKFNSNYDPIYNSFGLNGINISALVNLKGAAAGGGTGGGLVDTGGQSSSVPVGPVVGPGNRNMSPISSQISATESNSLTRQVMPRSKILPNNIPRNPFAENYRGNFVNLYADAAASTPAGLINGATSGNGGGSGVRAPSISPRTTEIAQSNRAILYDAHGRLYTDANHPRQVSGTYSSTENAGAENLPFPYNVVPPPRSKLDSRGTPTTPVQSGSASGSANNTNSSNKSGRTATTATMAAIVASVGGAGGSAGGTGGVGSSGTAGVINNLNNTKRQNMQRAKTPEILLAPHYLENSRIYFDWVAREAANFRLQETERDQPMESSGDENLDNSGCDDGHNGHHRIPSDIDSQVSLPRSYTLPREFKYYRRNKGRKVKNEHFIASTNSSDGDVDSGDDNESERLSNLSSSSQRRVKNATPCTNLTNGHHGSVLQQPQQQQQQHHLQQPLPRQRMNNLNKSVAQTQPPIGASMALMYAGGSGGSPSGTLLLANGQTIPPVNVVRQTLNATPQNIHPQLPHPSVPLANGYNLSGGGDRSSPAIPTLLSGSDGSSSVGLTGKPGAVHSFDLISGVEAVGAGLPPYHPGAAGNGGVARPTRFRMYGTKNGMVRHETKL; encoded by the exons atGACGGAATTTCTACCCCTCTGTGATGTGCTGTTCAATGTGATCTCGCTAGCCGGCTACTTTTGTGACGTCGTGTTTGATGTGGTGTTAGGTTACGCGCTGTACGAGCGTCAAAAGTTCGCCTACTTTGCCGCGGTCATTGTGATCGTGACGTTTTCGCTGGTAATTTCTCAG ATCGTGTCCATCCGGTGGTATTTGAATAAGCGAAAAATCCGTAATGCTACAACATCCACCACCGGTCCGCCTGGTTCACAAGATGCAGAAACGGGTGCTAACGCACCGGGCAGTACCAGTGGCAGTctggagaagaagaagaaaaaaccaaacagTCTCAACGCGGCCAATGGATCAGGTGTTGGCGGTAGAACGGAAGATACCGATGGTAGACCCGGGACGGCGGGTTCCCGCACGTCCGAGTACAGCCGCTATATAGTGCTCGCACTGCACGTCACCCAGCTCGGTGTGCTCTGGCGATACGCGAAATTGTTCGTACCGGTTGATCTGCGCCATGTCAAGCATGAGGTACGCGATCTCTGCATGTTGCGGCTGGTGCACGCGTTTTGTGAGGCGGCCCCAATGTTGCTGCTACAGCTGTACGTGCTCGTGACGCTGCAGAGCGAAGCGCAACTGGCGGCAACACTGAAGCTGAAAACACTcggccaccatcaccatctgcCGGCCAGTACGGCGCTCGTTCAGCAGACCAATTTGGccgaacagcagcagaaaacgTTTCGCGATCTTAACATGGTGTCGGCGACGCTGTCACTGTTTAGCGTTTGCTGGGCGCTGGCCAGCTTCAGCAAGAACGTTCGGCTGCAGAACGTGCACCGGCTCGTGCTGACCTGGCTGGGGGTGATCTTTCAGTTTCTGTGGCGACTGGGGACGGTAATATCGCGTGTCATCTCACTCACGGTGTATGCATCCGTGTACAGCCATTGGGTGTTTTTGGTGATAA tACTGCATTGGTTTTCAATGTTTCTGTGGCTAATTTCACCGAAGAATGTGTTCCATGGTGAACGGATCTCGCGGCTAAAGAAGACAACGCTCGGAGGATTGATCGCGTTCGTGTACATCTTTGCCTACATCAATCTGCAAGAAGTGAGACATCGGCAAAAAATG CTTACATTCTACGTGGTCATGTTTGCGGAAAACTGCCTGCTCGTCTGTCTGTGGATGGTTGGTGTGTGGCCGAATCGACCCGAGGGATGGTACCTGGTGCCGCTGGCGGTTTTGGGTAGCTTTGCCGCCGGACTGTTCTTTATGGTCGTGTACTATCGGTACTTTCACGTCAGGCGTCTCGGCTACGAAGCGGGTGGGCGCGTTTCGGAGAAATGTACCGGTCACTGTGGAACCGATGGTTGCCGCTGTCTGGCCGGACATGAGAATGGGCTCGATGGGATGGGCATTGCTGGTGGAGGTGGTTGCAAGGGTGTTGGAGGCATTCACGGGGCACTGAACGGTGGTGGCATGAATGGTGGCGGTGGACAAAAGTATCCGCATGCCATACCGGGTGTGTTTAACTGCCGCTTCTCGAATCCGGTAAATGCGGCTACgaagaggaaaaagaaaaaaccaacaacattCGTGCCACCACCGAACCTGGCAATTGCTTCCCAAAACTCGACCGGCACCGGCGTAACCGATCATCAGAATGTGCCGAACCAATTCCTACACCATCAGGCCCATCAAcaaccacagcagcaacatgtGCAACAGCacctgcaacagcagcatcagcaacaacagtatCTACAGCAACAACCATTGCTATCACATcaaccacagcagcaacaacagcaggcacaacagcaacagctccTGCAgttacagcagcagcaacagcaacaacaacagcaacagtatATGGGCCCCATGGCAATACCGTTCTGGAGACGGCCGTTACCCCGCTCGCATACCGGCGGATCGAGTGAGAATGAGGGTAGTAGCGTTGGGTCGCGTGTTAACATCCAGCAGAAGTTGCAGgagaagaaacagaaacagcTAGCCGAGCTGAAGATCATCGAGGAGGAGATCAAGCAGGGTAAGCTGGGTGGTCCCGGCGGTACCGGTACGCTCAGTTCCGGTGACGATGGCAAAACAACGCTACCGAGGCAACCGATACCGCGCGCCAAGAAGCACATCGATCTCGATCCGATCGAGTGGCGTACGTCCAGCCCGGACATGGCGGAAATCGTGGCGAACAAATCGTTCAACGATTTGAACCTACTGCTAGCGGCTAACCTGGACGATGTGAACAGCTTAAACAAGTTTAACAGCAACTACGATCCGATCTACAACAGCTTCGGGCTGAACGGGATCAATATATCCGCGTTGGTTAACTTGAAAGGTGCTGCCGCTGGTGGTGGGACCGGTGGTGGTTTAGTTGACACCGGTGGGCAATCATCATCGGTACCGGTGGGACCGGTGGTAGGTCCCGGCAATCGAAACATGTCACCCATATCGTCACAAATCTCGGCCACCGAAAGTAATTCGCTAACGCGCCAGGTGATGCCCCGTTCGAAGATTCTGCCCAACAACATCCCGCGCAATCCATTCGCGGAGAACTATCGGGGTAATTTCGTGAATCTGTATGCAGATGCCGCAGCCAGCACACCGGCTGGGTTGATAAATGGTGCTACGAGTGGAAATGGGGGTGGGTCGGGTGTGCGGGCCCCCTCGATAAGTCCTCGCACGACGGAAATTGCTCAATCGAACCGTGCCATCCTGTACGATGCTCACGGACGACTGTACACCGATGCGAATCATCCGCGGCAAGTGTCCGGCACGTACAGTAGCACCGAGAATGCTGGGGCCGAAAATCTTCCCTTCCCGTACAACGTAGTACCGCCGCCGAGGAGCAAGCTGGACAGCCGGGGCACGCCGACCACACCGGTGCAATCGGGATCCGCAAGCGGAAGTGCGAACAATACGAACAGTAGCAACAAATCGGGACGAACCGCTACTACCGCAACGATGGCAGCCATAGTGGCGAGTGTGGGTGGTGCGGGAGGTTCTGCAGGCGGTACCGGTGGTGTTGGTAGCAGCGGGACAGCGGGAGTGATCAACAATCTTAACAACACCAAGCGCCAGAATATGCAACGTGCCAAAACGCCGGAAATACTGCTCGCTCCACACTACCTAGAGAACTCGCGGATTTATTTCGATTGGGTGGCCCGAGAGGCGGCCAACTTCAG ATTGCAAGAAACGGAACGCGATCAACCGATGGAAAGCAGTGGTGATGAGAATTTGGATAACTCTGGATGTGACGATGGACATAATGGACATCACCGGATACCTTCGGACATTGACAGTCAG GTCTCATTACCCCGCTCGTACACATTGCCTCGCGAGTTTAAGTACTATCGACGAAACAAGGGTCGTAAGGTGAAAAATGAGCACTTTATCGCtagcaccaacagcagcgaTGGTGATGTGGACAGTGGAGATGATAACGAGTCGGAGCGGCTATCCAACCTGTCGTCAAGCTCGCAGCGGCGGGTGAAGAACGCGACACCTTGCACAAACCTTACCAATGGACATCATGGATCAGTGttgcagcagccgcagcagcagcagcagcagcaccatcttCAACAACCACTCCCTCGCCAGAGGATGAACAATCTGAATAAAAGCGTTGCTCAAACCCAGCCACCAATCGGTGCTTCGATGGCACTGATGTATGCAGGTGGTTCGGGTGGATCTCCAAGCGGTACGCTGCTGCTTGCGAATGGACAAACGATACCACCAGTGAACGTTGTCCGGCAAACGTTAAATGCGACACCTCAAAATATCCACCCACAGCTTCCCCATCCATCTGTACCGCTCGCGAACGGTTACAACCTATCGGGCGGTGGTGATCGAAGCAGTCCGGCAATTCCGACATTACTTTCAGGCAGTGACGGCAGTAGTTCGGTGGGATTGACCGGCAAACCGGGAGCGGTACACAGCTTCGATCTGATTAGTGGTGTAGAAGCGGTAGGTGCTGGTTTGCCACCGTATCACCCTGGAGCGGCTGGAAATGGAGGGGTCGCCCGACCGACCCGTTTCCGGATGTACGGCACCAAGAACGGTATGGTACGCCACGAAACCAAGCTCTAG